CGGGATGGGCGCGGTGGCGGGCATCACCGTCAATTTCGACCGCGACTTCCAGGAAAGGCTCTACAGCGTCGACCTGAAGAACATCTCGTTCGAACAAGCGCTGCAGCAGGTGACTGCCGCCAATCAACTGTTCTACAAGGTGCTCGGCGAAAGCAGCATCATCATCGTCCCGGACACCGCGCAGAAGCGGCCAGCCTACGAGGAACTGGCGGTCCAGCCCTTCTACCTGTCGCACGCCGATCCGACCGATCTGATGACGCTCATCAACACGATCGTGCGAGTGTATCCGCCGACCATGCAGACCATTCAGCCGGTGCTCTCCGCAAGTAAGGCCAGCAACGTGCTCCTGGTGCGGGCGACGGTCCCGATGCTGCAGATTATCGGAAAGATCATCGAGGCCAACGACAAGCCGCGTGCGGAAGTGGTCATCGACGTGGAGATTCTCGAGGTCAATCGGAGCCGGGCGAAGCAGTATGGATTCGAGTTGAGCCAGTACCAGCTCGGCCTGACGTTGTCTCCGGAATCCGCGCCGGCCGCCGGGACCACGAGCGGAACCACGACGACGAGCACGCCGGGGCCGTTCAATCTCAGCACAGTGTCCAAAGGCGTGAGCACCAACGATTTCTACGCTGCGGTGCCCACCGGCCTCATCAAGTTCCTCGAGTCCGACACCAACACCAAGGTCATTGCCAAGCCTCAGTTGCGGGGAACAGAAGGCGAAACGCTGATCCTGAACCTCGGCGAGGAAGTCCCGGTACCGAGCACCACGTTCACTCCAATGCTGTCGGGGGGGACGGCGTACAGCCCGATGACGTCGTTCGCGCTCAAGTCGATCGGCGTCAACATGGAGTTGAAGCCGCGGGTGACGTACGAAGGCGACGTCATCATCGAACTCAAACTCGAGGTGAGCGCCCAGGGCGCGGACAGGAACGTCGCGGGGCAGAACCTGCCATCGTTCACGTCGCGAAAAGTGGGCACGAAACTGCGCCTGCGCGACGGCGAATCTAACCTGCTGGCTGGACTGCTGCGCGAGGACGAGCGCACGTCGCTCAAGGGATTGCCCGGGACGCTGCACATCCCCATCTTGTCCAGGTTGTTTGCCTCAAACGACAACACGGTGGCGCAGACCGACATCGTGATGCTGCTGACGCCGCATATCGTGCGGACGCATGAACTGACGCAGGAGAACTTCATGCCGATCTACATCGGCTCGCAGCAGAATCTGGGTCTGAGCGGACCACCGCCCACGCTCGGACAGACAACCGAGCCTGAGATCGTGCCTCAGGCCGCCGCACCGCCGACGCCTCAAGCAGGCCTCCTCGCGCCAGGAACCGTGGTGCCCGGGCCGCCCGGATCGCCCATCAAGGCCGTGATTCCGGCCGGTAGTTCTCCGATTCCCGGAACCGTTGGCGTGCCTGCACAGCCAGCCGCCGCGCCGCCGGCGGTACCCCCCGCACAGCCACCACAGGGCGTCGCACCACCCGCGCAACAGGCGGCCGCGCCTCCTGCACAACCACCGCCGCAAGTAGCGCCCGCGGCTGCTGCGCCATCAGCGCCGCCGCCCGCCAAGGCGGAAGCGCAGACGCAAGTGCTGGTGGGAGCACCAACAACGCCCATGATGGTGGCAGGTGGGCCGTACACGGTGCCCCTCGCGATCTCCGGGGCCTCGAGACTGAGCACCGTGACCTTGTCGGTCACCTTCAACCCACGCGTCTTGCGCGTGCGGCTCCCGCAAGAGGGCGACTTCATGCGGAAGGGCGGAGCGAAGGTGACCTTTGCGCACAAGATTGACGAGACGGCCGGGCGGATTGATCTGACGTTGACCCGCGCAAACGACACTGTGGGGGCATCCGGCGATGGTGTGGTCGTGGGTATCATCTTCGACGCGATTGGCGCTGGCACATCGACGCTGACCGTGGCCGGCGTGGCGACCGCACCTGGCGGTACCACGGTTCCCCTCCAATTCGTGCCAGCGACGGTGACGGTGCGGTAGGCCCGGCGGGATCGGCGATGACGATGAGAGTAGCGGCTGCGAATCGGCGGACGAGGGGCGCTGGAGGATTCACCTTCATTGAACTCCTCGTCGTCACGACGATTCTGCTGATCCTGTCGGCGGCGGCGATGCCGCTCGCGCGGGTCACGATTCAGCGACAGAAGGAAATCGAGTTGCACCGGGCCCTGCGCGAAATCCGGACGGCGATCGACAAGTACAAGGACGCCGTCGATCAGGGTGTGATCGGCGGAATCGAGGTGAAAGCCGGCAGCGAGGGGTACCCCGCTGATCTCGACACGCTTGTTGAGGGCGTGACGCCCCTCAACGACATGACCGGCCGGAAACTGAAGTTCTTGAGGCGCGTTCCGTTCGACCCGATGACTCGCAGCGATGGATGGGGCATGCGCTCGTACCAGGACAGCCCTAAGTCGAGTTCGTGGGGCCGGCAGAATGTATTCGACGTGTACACGAAGAGCGAGGGCGTCGCGCTCGACGGGACCAAGTATCGTGATTGGGACTGACCGTCGCCGCATCGGCTCGTCGCGGGCTCGCGCCGCATCCTGGCCCGCCGGGTTCACGATCATCGAACTGCTCGTTGTGGTGTCGATCATCGTGATCCTGGCCGGCCTCGCGATGGCGCAGTACCGCAACAGCGTGACCCGGGCTGAGGAGGCTGTGCTCAATACGGATTTGTTCCGAATGCGCGATGCGCTCGACCAGTACTACGCCGACAAACAGCAGTACGCGCCAACGCTCGACGCGCTGGTCACCGAGGGGTACCTTCGACAGATTCCGAAAGACCCGTTTACCGGATCCGTCGACACGTGGCAGACGGTTCAGGCCGAGCCGGACCCGAGCAATCCGTCGGCCGAACCAGGAATCTATAACGTCAAGAGCGGCTCGGACCGGAGCGCGCTTGACGGCACCCGATATGCGGAATGGTGATGGACCGAAGTCCTTCGATTCATAAGTTCGTTGGCGAACTTATTCACTCAGGACTTCGTGCTGAGCGAGCAGTGTTCAACGGATCGCTTCGTAAGAATAGGCGACCGTCGTCGCGAGTCGAAGCACTCAGGGAGCAGGCCGGTATGACACGACAGAATCCGACAACGGCACGGCGCCACAGCCGATGGCTGCAGGCATGCGGACTCGCGTTGGGGCTGCTGCTGACGGCGTCCTGCAGCAAGGCGTCGCTGATGGCGCCCAGCAGTAGCACGCTGACGCTCCTGGTGAGCCGCACGACGGTCGGCCTCAGCGCCTCGGTGACTGTCACCGCCCTGGTGAATGAGTCGAGCGGTACGCCGGTCCACGATGGCACCGTCGTCGCCTTCTTCTCAACCCTCGGGACGATCAGTCCTGCGCAGGCGACCACGACGAATGGCCAGGCCACCGTGCAACTGCTGACGGGCACGCAATCTGGCGTCGCGGAGATCACCGCGACATCCGGTGGCGCCAAACTCGCGTCGACCGTCAAGGTCGGCGTGGGCGCCGCGGCCGTGGCCCGTGTCGACCTGATGGCCAGTCCCACGTCATTGCCTTCGATCGGCGGCACCACGTTGTTGACCGCCACCGTGAGTGACGGCGACGGCAATCGTCTCTCCGGGATCCCGGTCACCTTCTACACCGACAACGGGAACCTCGACCAGAGCGGTGTGAGCACGAATAGTAATGGACAAGTCCAGGGCCAACTGACGACGACGGTGAGAGCCAGCGTCACCGCATCAGTCGCCGGGGGCACCAGCGGGTCGGTGAGATCCGATCCGGTGATCATCACCGTGAGGACCCAACCGACGGCGTCGTTTGGCACCGTCACGGTCTCGGGGTTCCAGGCCACCTTCGTGTATTCCGCGTTTCCGGGAGCGGGTGGCGCGGCGGTCACCTCCGTGAGCATCACGTTCGGGGATGGCACGTCACAGGGATCACTTTCACCGGGCAACCAATCCGTGGTGCATGTGTACCCCAGGATTGACAACTTCTCCGCACTCCTGACCGTTACCGACGCCGCCGGGGAGACCATGACCGCCTCGACGACCGTCGTGGTGAAATGATGCCGGGCGCGCACGCGCGACTCACTGGCCAGAGCGGCTACGCGATGGCGGTGCTCCTGGTGACACTTGCCGTGATGGGCGTTGTGATCGGTGTGGCGATGCCCATCTGGCGAACAGTCATCCAGCGGGAGAAGGAAGAGGAACTGATCTTCCGCGGCCGGCAGTACACCAGGGCGATCGGCCTCTTCCAGCGCCGCTTCGCCAATACCTACCCGCCGTCGTTTGACATGCTGGTCGAACAGAAATTCCTGCGCAAGAAGTTCAAGGACCCGATGACCGAGGACGGCGAGTTCCAGGTTCTGTACCAGGGATCGGCGCTCGCGTTGCCTGGTGGTCGCGGCAGTCAGTCGGGCACGACCGGTCTGCAGACGGGCAGCGGGGCCAGCGCGTTCGGCGCGGGGTCCCAGGGCGCCGTCATCGGTGTCGCCAGCAGCCGGCAGGGTGAACTGCCCTCCATGATGAGCATCACGGGCGGACGAGGCGGCACGGGACCCCAAGTCGGCGTCATCGGTGTCGCCAGCAAGAGCACCGACAAGTCGATCAGGATCCTGGATGGCCGCTCGCGGTACAGCGAGTGGCAGTTCATCTGGCAGCCCACCGCAGCGCCGGGACGTGGCGGCGGTGCGAACCAACCCGGAGGTCGTGGCGGCAGGGGAGAACAGGGTGGTTTCGGCATGCCGGGTTCCGGCGCAGGGCCAGGTCGTGGACAGGGAGGCGGCCGCCAACCAGGTAGCGGCCGTCAGGGTCCTGGGATTCCACCGTCCGCCTGAAACATTGGGTCAGACCCATTTTCTCAAAGGAGAGCGTCGATGACAGCGTCGTGTACTGCGCGCCGGACCTGTTGGATGGGTTCGGCCGCGCCCGCCCGCGGATGCACTCGGTTGGTGAGCAGCACGACGTAGAGGCCGACTCTCGGATCGATCCAGAGCGATGTGCCTGTGAATCCCGTGTGTCCAAACGCATCGGGCGACATCCGGCCTCCGCACGAAGAGGTCGGGCGCATGGTGTCCCAGCCAAGTGCGCGTGAACTTTCCGGAACCGCAGAGGGCGTCACAAACGTCCGCATCGTTGCCTGACGAGCCAGTTGGCGAGTTCCGTTTTCATCGCCCCTCAGCGACGCCATCACCGCACGAGCAAATTGCCCGAGCGCGCCAGCCGTGCCAAAGAGGCCCGCATGGCCCGCCACCCCGCCAAGCGCCCAGGCATTGTCATCGGCGACGTCGCCAACCAGCAGACGGCCCCGCCGCGAATCGACCCGCGTCGGGGCGATCCGTTCGAGCCAGTCGGCCGGCGGCCGATACGTCAGCGCCGTCGCCCCGGAGTCGCCGAGGACGTCATGGAGGATGCGCGTCAGCTGTTGGTCCAGCGTGGCGCCGCCCGCTGCTTCGAGGGCGCATCCCAGCAGGATGAAATCGAGATCGCTGTAGAGCGAGGCGGTTCGCGGCTCGTACTCCAGCGTGCACCGATCGAGAGCCGCGACAAACTCCGTCCGGCTGGTGCACGTCTCGAATAGTGGCATCCACGCCGGCAGACCAGCGCAATGCTCGAGCAGATCCCGGATGGTCGTCGCTTGTCGATCGGCGTTCTGCCATCCGGCCACCCACGACCGGACAGGGGAGTCGAGTTGCACGACGCCGCGGTCGACCAGGCGCATGGCGATTGTCACCGTGGCAACGACTTTCGTGAGCGACGCAAGGTCGAAGACCGTTTCGATGGTCGTGGAGCG
This genomic interval from Acidobacteriota bacterium contains the following:
- a CDS encoding type II secretion system protein — protein: MPGAHARLTGQSGYAMAVLLVTLAVMGVVIGVAMPIWRTVIQREKEEELIFRGRQYTRAIGLFQRRFANTYPPSFDMLVEQKFLRKKFKDPMTEDGEFQVLYQGSALALPGGRGSQSGTTGLQTGSGASAFGAGSQGAVIGVASSRQGELPSMMSITGGRGGTGPQVGVIGVASKSTDKSIRILDGRSRYSEWQFIWQPTAAPGRGGGANQPGGRGGRGEQGGFGMPGSGAGPGRGQGGGRQPGSGRQGPGIPPSA
- a CDS encoding prepilin-type N-terminal cleavage/methylation domain-containing protein, with the translated sequence MGTDRRRIGSSRARAASWPAGFTIIELLVVVSIIVILAGLAMAQYRNSVTRAEEAVLNTDLFRMRDALDQYYADKQQYAPTLDALVTEGYLRQIPKDPFTGSVDTWQTVQAEPDPSNPSAEPGIYNVKSGSDRSALDGTRYAEW
- a CDS encoding Ig-like domain-containing protein, with amino-acid sequence MTRQNPTTARRHSRWLQACGLALGLLLTASCSKASLMAPSSSTLTLLVSRTTVGLSASVTVTALVNESSGTPVHDGTVVAFFSTLGTISPAQATTTNGQATVQLLTGTQSGVAEITATSGGAKLASTVKVGVGAAAVARVDLMASPTSLPSIGGTTLLTATVSDGDGNRLSGIPVTFYTDNGNLDQSGVSTNSNGQVQGQLTTTVRASVTASVAGGTSGSVRSDPVIITVRTQPTASFGTVTVSGFQATFVYSAFPGAGGAAVTSVSITFGDGTSQGSLSPGNQSVVHVYPRIDNFSALLTVTDAAGETMTASTTVVVK
- a CDS encoding serine hydrolase, translating into MSPAIREIEPIRRVIGNAITARVFPAASIEVGTADEVLWTEAFGTLTYEALARSTTIETVFDLASLTKVVATVTIAMRLVDRGVVQLDSPVRSWVAGWQNADRQATTIRDLLEHCAGLPAWMPLFETCTSRTEFVAALDRCTLEYEPRTASLYSDLDFILLGCALEAAGGATLDQQLTRILHDVLGDSGATALTYRPPADWLERIAPTRVDSRRGRLLVGDVADDNAWALGGVAGHAGLFGTAGALGQFARAVMASLRGDENGTRQLARQATMRTFVTPSAVPESSRALGWDTMRPTSSCGGRMSPDAFGHTGFTGTSLWIDPRVGLYVVLLTNRVHPRAGAAEPIQQVRRAVHDAVIDALL
- a CDS encoding type II secretion system protein, with the translated sequence MTMRVAAANRRTRGAGGFTFIELLVVTTILLILSAAAMPLARVTIQRQKEIELHRALREIRTAIDKYKDAVDQGVIGGIEVKAGSEGYPADLDTLVEGVTPLNDMTGRKLKFLRRVPFDPMTRSDGWGMRSYQDSPKSSSWGRQNVFDVYTKSEGVALDGTKYRDWD